In one Chryseobacterium camelliae genomic region, the following are encoded:
- a CDS encoding co-chaperone GroES has protein sequence MSVNFKPLADRVLVEPIAAETKTASGIIIPDTAKEKPQEGTVVAVGPGKKDEPTTVKVGDKVLYGKYSGSELKLEGKDYLIIKEGDLLGIIG, from the coding sequence ATGTCAGTAAACTTTAAACCATTAGCAGACAGAGTTTTAGTAGAGCCTATCGCTGCAGAAACTAAGACCGCTTCAGGTATTATTATTCCGGACACAGCAAAAGAAAAACCACAGGAAGGTACTGTAGTAGCAGTAGGTCCAGGTAAAAAAGACGAGCCAACAACTGTGAAAGTAGGTGACAAAGTTCTTTACGGAAAATATTCAGGCTCAGAATTGAAACTGGAAGGAAAAGATTATTTAATTATAAAAGAGGGAGATCTTTTAGGAATTATTGGATAG